In the Plasmodium gaboni strain SY75 chromosome Unknown, whole genome shotgun sequence genome, tattataaatatatatgtataagaaaatataattgacttatatatatatatatatatatatatatatatatatatatatatatttatatttatatatatttatattttttttttattttttttatgtagGGAAGGAAGAAGGGTTTGGAAAGGACTATCATGGGCATGTGACTGCTTTATCCATTGAAGAGGACAGCAGACGAACAGGCAAAGGAGTTGATTTAATGACTGAATTTGAAAAGATAActaaaataatacataaagGAAATTTTGTAGATTTATTTGTTCGAGTGTCTAACAACCCAGctataaatatgtataaaaaattagGTTATGTAATTAATGAggaaattattaattattattgtgGTAATGAAAGTGCTCTTGATATGAGGAAATATCTAGACATAACAAATTCATGA is a window encoding:
- a CDS encoding putative N-acetyltransferase, whose amino-acid sequence is MASYQYFSYIDLYKVNNVNLDPFTEVFNDKFYLRYIYKWPHMNIITKEIDDHTSGYILGKEEGFGKDYHGHVTALSIEEDSRRTGKGVDLMTEFEKITKIIHKGNFVDLFVRVSNNPAINMYKKLGYVINEEIINYYCGNESALDMRKYLDITNS